A single region of the Melioribacteraceae bacterium 4301-Me genome encodes:
- a CDS encoding ATP cone domain-containing protein gives MGKIKFVIKRTGAIVPFNPDRITNAIYRAAVAVGGRDKEKAEQLCKQVVAIMEEKFEDGYKPHIEEIQDIIEKVLIENGHAKVAKEFILYREEAAKRRRADSKHFSKPSEFIPWAKVWRSLDWAVSHNLHTVQAINERIRAGEFPHIVHECETFYETQLDTAAEIIKERSDKLKMVFVSGPSSSGKTTTTIKLKQRLNKLGMNFKPLVVDNYFFDLEMHPKDEFGDYDFETPQALDLQMINEHLKLLADGKEVKVPYYDFKLGKRFLNQTPLQLKENEVLLIDSLHGLHPEFSKEISADLKFKLYLEPLLQMKTGDGVYIRWTDLRLIRRMLRDSVHRAYNPEQTLLHWHYVRSSEKRNILPYCNTADYIINTSMSYEVPLYASKLLIDFIEWEKKYKDDPLRIDAYTRATRISKVLQEVEPIADDSPIPGDSVLREFIGGSTLNYH, from the coding sequence ATGGGAAAAATAAAGTTCGTTATTAAAAGAACAGGAGCAATAGTTCCATTTAATCCTGATAGGATTACCAACGCAATATACAGAGCAGCAGTGGCTGTAGGCGGACGTGACAAAGAAAAAGCCGAGCAATTATGCAAACAAGTTGTAGCAATTATGGAAGAGAAATTTGAAGATGGTTATAAACCGCATATCGAAGAAATTCAAGACATTATAGAAAAAGTGTTGATTGAAAATGGACATGCAAAAGTAGCAAAGGAATTTATTCTTTACAGAGAAGAAGCAGCCAAACGAAGAAGAGCGGATTCTAAACATTTTTCAAAACCGTCAGAATTTATTCCTTGGGCTAAAGTTTGGCGTTCGTTAGATTGGGCTGTTAGTCACAATTTGCATACTGTACAAGCAATAAACGAACGAATTAGAGCCGGTGAGTTTCCTCATATTGTTCACGAATGCGAGACCTTTTACGAAACTCAACTTGATACCGCAGCGGAAATTATAAAAGAAAGAAGCGACAAATTGAAAATGGTTTTTGTAAGCGGCCCTTCCTCATCGGGTAAAACTACTACTACAATTAAACTTAAGCAGCGACTTAACAAGTTAGGTATGAATTTTAAACCTCTCGTTGTCGATAATTATTTTTTTGACTTAGAGATGCATCCAAAAGATGAATTTGGAGATTATGACTTTGAAACACCTCAAGCATTAGATCTTCAGATGATAAATGAACATCTTAAACTTTTGGCAGATGGCAAAGAAGTAAAAGTGCCTTATTATGACTTTAAACTTGGAAAGCGGTTCTTAAATCAAACTCCACTCCAGCTTAAAGAAAATGAAGTACTGCTTATCGACAGTCTTCATGGATTACACCCGGAATTCAGCAAGGAAATTTCTGCTGATTTAAAATTCAAACTTTATCTTGAACCACTCCTTCAAATGAAAACCGGTGACGGTGTTTATATTAGATGGACTGATTTACGTTTAATACGACGCATGTTAAGGGATTCTGTACACAGGGCTTATAATCCCGAACAAACATTATTGCATTGGCATTATGTTCGCTCTTCAGAAAAAAGAAATATTTTGCCCTATTGCAACACTGCCGATTATATCATAAACACTTCTATGTCTTACGAAGTACCTTTATATGCTTCAAAACTTCTAATTGATTTTATTGAATGGGAGAAAAAGTATAAAGACGACCCACTAAGAATTGATGCCTACACAAGAGCAACACGGATAAGTAAAGTCCTTCAAGAAGTTGAACCAATCGCAGACGACTCGCCGATACCGGGTGACTCTGTATTAAGAGAATTTATTGGTGGAAGCACATTAAATTATCATTAA
- a CDS encoding OsmC family protein, which produces MATKTAVVKQLQGITFAGKTDSNHWIMMDGPENFGGSNAAIRPKELILISLGGCTGSDVVSILQKKRVPLEGFEIRINAETADEHPQVFTRIHLEYVFYGKDLSIKDIERAIELSQTKYCSVTAMLQKAVEITHSYRIEEKKD; this is translated from the coding sequence ATGGCAACAAAGACTGCAGTTGTAAAGCAATTACAGGGGATTACATTTGCTGGTAAAACAGATTCGAATCATTGGATTATGATGGATGGGCCGGAAAATTTTGGCGGCAGTAATGCTGCAATTCGGCCGAAAGAATTAATATTAATAAGTTTAGGCGGATGCACAGGTAGCGATGTTGTATCAATTTTGCAGAAGAAAAGAGTTCCACTTGAGGGCTTTGAAATTAGAATTAATGCTGAAACAGCAGATGAACATCCGCAGGTATTTACCAGAATTCATCTTGAGTATGTTTTTTATGGGAAAGACTTATCGATAAAAGATATTGAGCGAGCAATAGAACTTTCACAAACAAAGTATTGCAGCGTAACCGCAATGCTGCAAAAAGCAGTTGAAATTACTCATTCATACAGAATAGAAGAGAAGAAAGATTAG
- a CDS encoding DUF2203 domain-containing protein, producing the protein MNKAEVKYFTPKEARKTLPLVKRIVKDILNNAFQIRTIVDSLGEGAENNYEIQKLSSEINYYMHELEEIGCSYKDWNFTVGLVDFPAIIDNEEVLLCWRSDEDDIKFYHSIEEGYAGRKPIPEKYLK; encoded by the coding sequence ATGAACAAAGCTGAAGTAAAATACTTCACTCCAAAGGAAGCAAGGAAAACTCTTCCGCTAGTAAAAAGAATTGTAAAAGATATACTTAATAATGCGTTCCAGATAAGAACTATAGTTGATTCATTAGGTGAAGGGGCAGAAAACAATTATGAAATTCAAAAATTAAGCAGCGAAATTAATTATTACATGCACGAACTCGAAGAGATTGGCTGCTCATATAAAGATTGGAATTTTACGGTAGGACTTGTAGATTTTCCGGCAATAATTGATAATGAAGAAGTTTTACTTTGCTGGCGCAGTGATGAAGACGATATAAAGTTTTATCACAGTATTGAAGAGGGATACGCAGGCAGAAAACCAATACCAGAAAAATATTTAAAATAG
- a CDS encoding DUF1015 domain-containing protein — protein sequence MAVIRPFKAIRPVEKVAHLVASVPYDVVNKEEAANLAKGNPISFLRVTRSEIELKANVNPYSQEVYEKAKENFERLKREAPLVQDTTAHFYLYRLTMGNQTQIGIAATFSVDDYENNIIKKHEKTRKEKEDDRTNHILATNAQTGPVFLTYHGVEAVNNAIKEVIERNEPLYDFRSNDGIQHTIWLIPSDYDDLIIYEIGKVKNLYIADGHHRAASAWRTRETKKHNNVRHTGEEEYNFFLGVLFPAEQLKILPYNRVVHDLNNFSVDEFLTEVKKNFIVKETELKSPAEKQTICMYVQNKWYLLTPNENVKLTESIAENLDVSILQNYLLEPVLGIKDPRTDKRIDFIGGIRGTEELESLVNNGKVAAAFSMYPVSIDDLINISNMGEIMPPKSTWFEPKLRDGLLIHSIV from the coding sequence ATGGCAGTTATAAGACCATTTAAGGCAATCAGGCCAGTGGAAAAAGTAGCCCACCTTGTTGCAAGCGTACCTTACGATGTGGTAAATAAAGAGGAAGCGGCAAATTTAGCTAAAGGTAATCCGATTAGTTTTTTGCGGGTTACCAGGTCGGAGATTGAGCTGAAAGCGAATGTAAATCCTTATTCACAAGAAGTCTACGAAAAGGCAAAAGAAAATTTTGAGCGTCTTAAAAGAGAAGCTCCGCTTGTGCAGGATACTACTGCTCATTTTTATTTATATCGGCTAACAATGGGAAATCAAACTCAAATAGGAATAGCAGCAACTTTTAGTGTGGATGACTATGAAAATAATATTATTAAAAAACATGAGAAGACAAGAAAAGAAAAAGAAGATGATAGAACGAATCATATTTTAGCAACTAATGCTCAAACTGGTCCGGTCTTTTTAACTTATCATGGAGTTGAAGCTGTAAATAATGCAATTAAAGAGGTAATAGAGAGAAATGAACCATTATATGATTTTCGTTCGAATGATGGAATTCAACATACAATTTGGCTGATACCGTCAGACTATGATGATTTAATTATCTATGAAATTGGCAAAGTTAAAAATCTTTACATTGCAGATGGTCATCACCGCGCTGCAAGTGCATGGCGTACAAGAGAAACTAAAAAGCATAATAATGTCAGGCATACAGGTGAAGAAGAGTATAATTTTTTTCTTGGCGTCTTGTTCCCCGCTGAACAGTTAAAGATTCTTCCTTATAATAGAGTTGTACACGATTTAAATAATTTTTCTGTAGATGAATTTTTAACAGAAGTTAAAAAGAATTTTATTGTGAAAGAAACAGAGTTGAAAAGTCCTGCTGAGAAACAAACTATTTGCATGTACGTTCAAAATAAGTGGTATTTACTTACACCAAATGAAAATGTAAAACTAACGGAATCTATAGCTGAGAATTTGGATGTAAGTATTTTACAAAATTATTTATTGGAACCGGTGTTAGGAATTAAGGATCCTCGAACAGATAAAAGAATTGACTTTATCGGTGGAATTAGAGGAACTGAAGAATTAGAAAGCTTGGTTAACAACGGAAAAGTTGCAGCTGCGTTTTCAATGTACCCCGTTTCAATTGATGACCTGATTAATATTTCTAATATGGGTGAAATAATGCCCCCAAAATCTACGTGGTTTGAACCTAAGTTAAGAGATGGACTGCTGATTCACTCAATTGTATAA
- the serC gene encoding 3-phosphoserine/phosphohydroxythreonine transaminase, which yields MGKRIYNFSAGPAVLPEEVLLEAQKDLFSYKGSGMSVMEMSHRGKIFDEIIKTAESDLRKLLEIPENYSVLFLQGGATLHFSMVPLNLMPPKNKADYIITGSWAKKALKEAKRVGTVNIAATTESENFTRLPKQSELKLDPDAAYVHFTSNNTIYGTQFKNEPEVGNVPLVCDASSDILHKKIDVKKYGLIYAGAQKNIGPSGVVVVIVRKDLLERSSDSLHTYLNYKVHAENNSLYNTPPTFGIYIAGLVFKWLLSMGGLDEMYKRNVEKAKILYDAIDSSDGYYKGTVTVKEDRSLMNVTYRLPNEDLEKKFVEEAKKKGFDGLKGHRSVGGIRASIYNAFPKKGVEDLVEFMNDFRKNN from the coding sequence ATGGGAAAAAGAATTTATAATTTTAGTGCTGGACCGGCTGTATTGCCTGAAGAGGTACTGCTTGAAGCTCAAAAGGATTTATTTTCTTACAAGGGCTCTGGAATGTCGGTGATGGAAATGAGCCACAGAGGAAAAATATTCGATGAAATTATTAAAACAGCCGAATCAGATTTAAGAAAATTACTTGAAATACCTGAAAATTATTCCGTGTTGTTTTTACAAGGCGGTGCAACTTTGCATTTTTCAATGGTTCCTTTAAATCTTATGCCTCCTAAGAACAAAGCTGATTATATAATAACCGGTTCATGGGCAAAGAAAGCGTTGAAAGAAGCTAAGAGAGTAGGAACAGTTAACATAGCTGCCACAACCGAATCAGAAAATTTTACTCGTTTGCCAAAACAATCTGAATTAAAATTGGACCCTGATGCTGCTTATGTTCATTTTACTTCCAACAATACAATTTATGGTACACAATTTAAAAACGAACCAGAAGTAGGCAACGTTCCTTTGGTATGTGACGCTTCTTCTGATATACTTCATAAAAAAATTGATGTAAAAAAATATGGATTGATTTATGCGGGCGCTCAAAAAAATATTGGACCCTCCGGTGTTGTTGTTGTAATTGTAAGAAAAGATTTGCTTGAAAGAAGCTCTGATTCTTTACATACTTATTTGAATTACAAGGTACATGCTGAAAATAATTCACTCTATAATACACCGCCTACTTTTGGGATTTATATTGCTGGACTTGTATTTAAATGGTTATTAAGCATGGGTGGACTTGATGAAATGTATAAACGTAACGTTGAAAAAGCAAAAATACTTTACGATGCTATTGATTCTAGCGACGGCTATTACAAAGGAACAGTAACAGTTAAAGAGGACCGCTCTTTAATGAATGTTACTTATAGACTTCCTAATGAAGATTTGGAAAAGAAATTTGTAGAAGAAGCTAAGAAAAAAGGTTTTGATGGTTTAAAAGGGCATAGAAGTGTCGGCGGAATAAGGGCTTCTATTTATAATGCTTTTCCTAAAAAAGGTGTGGAAGATTTAGTAGAATTTATGAACGACTTTAGAAAAAACAATTAG
- a CDS encoding acyl-CoA thioesterase, translating into MYTSKVKVFFYDADPAGIIFFSNIFRFAHSVYEEFMRTLNTEKNFFIDRDFLLPIIHAEADYLKSIKPGDELKVELIVTQLKKSSFELSYNMYNTNSELAAKVKTVHVCRGKKEFKKIDMPEDLYKKLSANMQQV; encoded by the coding sequence ATGTACACATCAAAAGTAAAAGTCTTTTTTTATGATGCAGACCCTGCTGGGATAATTTTCTTTTCAAATATTTTTCGATTTGCACATTCCGTTTACGAAGAATTTATGCGCACTCTTAATACGGAAAAAAATTTTTTTATTGATAGAGATTTTTTGCTTCCAATTATTCATGCTGAGGCAGATTACTTAAAATCGATTAAACCCGGTGATGAGCTTAAAGTAGAATTAATTGTAACGCAGCTGAAAAAGTCATCTTTTGAATTAAGCTACAACATGTACAATACAAATAGCGAATTAGCGGCTAAAGTGAAGACTGTTCATGTGTGTAGGGGGAAAAAAGAATTTAAGAAGATTGACATGCCGGAGGATTTATACAAAAAATTATCAGCTAATATGCAGCAAGTATGA
- a CDS encoding TRAP transporter small permease subunit, with translation MNFINKYIKAVDKLNSKIGIGVSYLTALLVIVVCYDVVTRYFFKSSSVAIQELEWHLFAVIFLLGGGYTLLTENHVRVDIIYVRLSEKKKAWINILGTFFFLIPFSLMILYTSWNFVENSFLISETSPDPGGLPARFIIKSILPIAFVFILLQGISLLFKSILIVAGKFNTKEN, from the coding sequence ATGAATTTCATAAATAAATATATAAAGGCTGTTGATAAACTAAACTCCAAAATTGGAATTGGAGTTTCCTATTTAACTGCATTGCTTGTTATTGTTGTTTGTTATGATGTAGTAACGAGATATTTTTTCAAATCAAGCAGTGTAGCAATACAAGAACTTGAATGGCACTTATTTGCAGTTATATTTTTATTAGGCGGCGGTTATACTTTACTAACTGAAAATCATGTAAGAGTAGATATAATTTACGTGCGGCTTTCCGAAAAAAAGAAAGCATGGATTAATATTTTGGGTACTTTTTTTTTCCTAATCCCATTCTCTTTGATGATACTTTACACCTCATGGAATTTTGTTGAAAACTCTTTTTTAATTAGTGAAACATCACCGGATCCTGGGGGTTTGCCAGCGCGATTTATTATAAAATCTATTTTGCCAATTGCATTTGTTTTTATTTTACTGCAGGGCATTTCACTTTTATTCAAATCAATTCTGATTGTAGCAGGCAAGTTTAATACTAAAGAAAACTGA
- a CDS encoding TRAP transporter large permease subunit produces MAGALSIIFFVVILILLLLGYPVAFTLGGVSIIFGLLTFGLDFFNLLPLRIWGIMQNYILIAVPLFVFMGVMFEKSGLAEELLETMALLFGKRKGGLAISVLIVGAMLAAATGIVGATVVTMGVLTLPTMLKKGYDPQVATGIISASGTLGQIIPPSIVLVLLGSVLNVSVGTLFIAAVIPGFLLVLLYFLWLVFISITQPQKAPAMPKEELEAFVGKVKIKRIITAFIIPFFLILAVLGSIFAGIASPTEAAAIGAFGATLLTIIRGKFTFSILKDVMISTTTLTSMAFLILVGASAFGLVFRGLHGDIYLTNLIISANLEPHHFLAIVMAVIFVAGFFIDFIEITFIIVPVVAPIFIHMNINLVWIGILIALNLQTSFLTPPFGFTLFYLKGVAPPEITTAHIYKGIVPYVIIQVTALLIVIFFPDIALWLPRLIGI; encoded by the coding sequence ATGGCTGGGGCTTTATCTATTATTTTCTTCGTTGTAATTTTAATTTTATTGCTGTTGGGCTATCCGGTTGCATTTACATTGGGTGGTGTTTCAATAATTTTTGGTCTGTTAACCTTTGGATTAGATTTCTTTAACTTGCTGCCGCTTCGTATTTGGGGAATAATGCAAAACTACATTTTAATTGCTGTTCCACTTTTTGTTTTTATGGGGGTTATGTTTGAGAAGTCGGGCTTAGCTGAAGAATTATTGGAAACAATGGCTTTATTATTTGGGAAACGCAAAGGTGGGCTTGCAATTTCAGTATTGATAGTTGGTGCTATGCTGGCAGCAGCGACTGGCATTGTAGGTGCCACTGTTGTTACAATGGGCGTGCTGACTTTACCTACAATGTTAAAAAAGGGATACGATCCGCAAGTGGCAACTGGAATTATTTCAGCTTCCGGAACATTGGGACAAATTATTCCGCCGAGTATTGTGCTTGTACTTTTAGGGAGTGTACTGAACGTTTCTGTTGGAACGCTTTTTATCGCTGCTGTAATACCAGGTTTTTTGTTGGTACTTTTATATTTTTTATGGTTAGTTTTTATTTCTATTACTCAACCACAAAAGGCGCCTGCAATGCCAAAAGAAGAACTTGAGGCTTTTGTAGGGAAAGTTAAGATAAAAAGAATAATCACAGCTTTTATCATTCCATTTTTTTTAATACTTGCTGTACTTGGCTCTATCTTTGCGGGTATAGCCTCACCTACTGAAGCAGCTGCAATTGGTGCTTTCGGCGCAACTCTTTTAACTATTATTCGAGGTAAGTTTACATTTTCTATCTTAAAAGATGTGATGATAAGTACAACGACTTTAACAAGCATGGCCTTTTTAATTCTTGTAGGTGCTTCAGCTTTCGGTTTGGTTTTTAGAGGTCTGCATGGCGATATTTATTTGACCAATCTAATTATTTCAGCAAACTTAGAACCGCATCATTTTTTAGCAATAGTTATGGCAGTAATTTTTGTTGCCGGTTTCTTTATAGATTTCATAGAAATTACATTCATTATTGTTCCAGTAGTTGCACCAATTTTTATTCACATGAATATTAACTTAGTGTGGATTGGTATTTTAATAGCATTGAATTTACAGACCTCCTTTTTGACCCCGCCATTTGGCTTTACGTTATTTTACTTAAAAGGCGTAGCACCGCCTGAAATTACAACGGCACATATTTATAAAGGAATAGTTCCTTATGTAATTATTCAAGTTACAGCTTTGTTGATAGTTATTTTCTTTCCAGATATTGCACTGTGGCTGCCTAGATTAATTGGCATTTAA
- a CDS encoding TRAP transporter substrate-binding protein, whose product MKIERREFLKKASIAAVGGTALIYGCGEKKGEAPAVISNKKFEWKMVTAWPPHFPLLGDGAEELAKWIFEMSNGRLKIQVYGGGELVPPLEAFDAVSSGVAEMGHGASYYWAGKSTAAQFFTNIPFGMNTIQTNAWLTEGGGLDLWRKLYEPFNLMPFPVGNTGAQMGGWFNKQINSLSDIKGLKMRIPGLAGNVFTKAGGTAILSAGGEIYTNLERGVIDATDWIGPYHDYLMGLHKIAKYYYYPTWSEPTGVIELIINKKAYEQLPSDLQNIIRIAAYAQNTTMLSKFEALNAEYYKKLKDEEKVQFKKFPDDVISAFRKYSKEVIDEITSKDSMSKKIYDSYISFQKKIAPWFDLAEINYNV is encoded by the coding sequence ATGAAAATAGAGCGTCGTGAATTTTTGAAAAAGGCATCCATAGCTGCTGTAGGCGGCACTGCATTAATTTATGGCTGCGGTGAAAAGAAAGGTGAAGCCCCGGCAGTAATTTCTAATAAAAAATTTGAATGGAAAATGGTAACTGCCTGGCCACCTCACTTTCCGCTCTTGGGCGATGGAGCAGAAGAATTGGCCAAATGGATTTTTGAAATGTCTAACGGCAGACTAAAAATTCAAGTCTACGGCGGCGGAGAATTAGTTCCGCCACTGGAAGCATTTGATGCAGTAAGCAGCGGCGTTGCAGAGATGGGTCATGGCGCAAGTTATTATTGGGCGGGCAAATCAACAGCTGCGCAATTTTTTACAAATATTCCTTTCGGAATGAACACTATTCAAACTAATGCATGGCTTACAGAAGGTGGTGGTTTAGACTTATGGCGTAAACTTTATGAGCCTTTTAACTTAATGCCCTTTCCAGTGGGCAACACGGGTGCACAAATGGGCGGCTGGTTCAATAAACAAATTAATTCTTTAAGTGATATTAAAGGATTGAAAATGAGAATTCCTGGACTTGCCGGAAATGTTTTCACTAAGGCAGGCGGCACTGCAATTCTCTCAGCTGGAGGTGAAATTTATACTAATCTTGAACGCGGTGTTATTGATGCAACAGATTGGATTGGTCCATATCATGATTATTTAATGGGCCTTCATAAAATTGCTAAATATTATTACTACCCTACTTGGTCTGAACCAACAGGTGTTATTGAACTAATAATTAATAAAAAAGCTTACGAGCAGCTTCCTTCAGATTTACAAAATATTATTAGAATTGCTGCTTATGCTCAAAACACAACGATGCTTTCGAAGTTCGAAGCTCTTAACGCAGAGTACTATAAAAAATTAAAAGATGAAGAGAAAGTTCAATTCAAAAAATTTCCCGATGATGTGATTTCAGCATTCAGAAAATACTCCAAAGAAGTTATTGATGAAATTACTTCAAAAGATTCAATGAGCAAAAAAATATACGATTCTTACATTAGTTTTCAGAAAAAAATAGCTCCTTGGTTCGATTTAGCTGAGATAAATTACAACGTTTAA